In Streptomyces nojiriensis, the sequence AGGGGGGAGTGACGGGTGCGACAGCTCGGGATCGGTGAGCTCGCTCGGCAGGTGGGGATGAACCCCTCGGCGCTGCGCTACTACGAGAGCGTCGGCCTGCTGCCGCCCGCCGGACGGGCCGCGGGACGGCGCGTCTACCCGGCCGGCACCGTGCGGCGGCTCGCGCTGATCAAGATGGCCCAGCGGGCCGGATTCACCCTCGCCGAGATCCGCGACCTCCTCGACGGCGACGCCGAGCGCGGCGCCACCCGGCAGTGGCGCGCCCTCGCCGAGAGCAAGCTCCCCGAACTGGACCGGTTCATCGAGCAGACGCAGATCCTGCGCAACGCCGTCGCCGACTGCCTGGCGTGCGGATGCATGAACTTCGAGAAGTGCGCGCTGCTCTCCGCCGAAGGCCCCGGGGCTGCCGGGCCGGGCGATCGGGGAGCCCCGGCGGATGAGGCATGATCGGGGGATGTCTGATCGCATCATCGCCGCCTGTGACGGAGCGGCCAAAGGTAATCCCGGGCCGGCCGGCTGGGGTTGGGTCATCGCCGACGCCCAGGGACGCCCCGAGCGTTGGGAGGCCGGTCCGCTGGGGCGGGCCACCAACAACATCGGGGAGCTGACCGCCCTCCAGCGGCTGCTGGAGGCGGTGGACCCGGGGACGCCCGTCGAGGTGCGGATGGACTCCCAGTACGCGATGAAGGCCGTGACCCAGTGGCTGCCGGGCTGGAAGCGCAACGGGTGGAAGACCGCCTCCGGCCAGCCGGTCGCCAACCGGGAACTCGTCGAGGCGATCGACCGGCTGCTGGCCGACCGTGACGTCACCTTCCAGTACGTGCCCGCGCACCGCGAGGACGGCGACCACCTGAACGCGATCGCCGATCAGGCCGCCAGCGACGCGGCGGTCAGGCAGGAGGCCGCCGGTACCGCCCTCGGCAGCACCGAGATGCCGGTTCCCGCTCCGGCCGCGGCTTCCCCCGCGCGCCGCAAGGCGGCATCGCCGGGGAAGCGTTCGTCCGCGCGCACCGCGCCCGGCGGTGGCGGATCCCGGGCCATCAAGGCGAAGTTCCCCGGCAGCTGCGCCTGCGGAAAGCCCTACGCGGCCGGTGACATGATCACCAAGAACGGCAGCCGCTGGGGCCACCAGGCCTGCGGTTCGCAAGACGCCCTCTAGGGCCGGTGGACGCGCAGGTACTCCACCGCGTAGGACATCTGCGAGACGCCCGGGTCGGGCGCCGGGTGGTAGCGCCCGGCGCACACGGACAGGTTGACGATGAGGTACGCCCGCCAGTTGCGCCCGACTCCCCGGCGGTCGGCGAAGACCCGGGTGCCGTTGACCCACCACACGACCGAGCGCGTCCCGAACTCGACCTTGAGGTCGATCCAGCCGCCGGGGGTGATGGCGGAGTCCCGGTGGTAGCGCGAGCCGCCCTTGACGTGGTTGGAGAGTTCGAGCAGGTCGGGGTTGTCGGGGTGGTACTCGAAGACGTCGATCTCGTTGCCGCCGTCCCGCCAGGTCCAGATCGCCGGCCAGGCCCCGAGCTCGGAGGGCAGCCGTACCCGGGACTCCAGTACGTCACCGGTCCGCACCATGAACGCTTCCTCGCTGCCCTCGGTGGTCAGGAGGCCCGCGTTCCACTTGCCGTCCGGGCGGCGGGTGGCCCGGAAGGTGCCGGTGCGGCTGTAGGAGGGGTCTGCCACGAGGTAGTCGAGTTTGTTGTCACCGGTGTTGGTGGGGCCGCCGTTCGGATAGGCCCAGGACCGGCCGGCGACCCACTGGGTGGTCGACCTGAAGTCCGCGGTGAAGACCGGGGCCCGGGCGCTCAGCGGTGCGGCCCCATCGGCGGGGGTACCGGTGATGCGTCCTGTGAGCCGTCGGAACCAAGAGAGAACCTGAGTGAGCACGAGCGGCTCCTTCCCCATGGGTTGACGCTCCTTCAGCATGCCCGGTCGCGGTGCGTTACATACCGGTGGACCGGTTTGTCTTTGAACCGCACCATCACGTAATAATCGTTAGGCGGATGGGCCCATTACTTGCGAGGGTGGGGTCCGTGCGGACCGCCCGAGTCCCGGCGGCCGACTCGAAGAGCAGAGCGAGGAGTTGCACCCGTATGTGGAAGTGTGAGCGTGTCATCGGTGCCGACCTGGACGTCGAGGAGGTGCTCGGCGTCTACCGTGCGTCCACCCTCGCCGAGCGCCGCCCCGTGGGCGACGTCGAGCGCTTCACCCGGATGCTGGCCGGAGCCAACCTGGTCGTCGTCGCCCGGGCCGAGGACGGCCGCCTCATCGGCATCGCCCGATCGATCACCGACGGCGCGTACTCGACCTACCTCGGCGATCTCGCCGTCGACGTCGCCTTCCAGGGGCAGGGCGTGGGCCGCGAGCTCATCCGCGTCACGCGGGAAGCGGCGCCCGAGGCGAAGCTGGTCCTGCTCGCCGCGCCGGCCGCCGTCGACTACTACCCGCACGTCGGCTTCACCCGCCACGAGTCCGCCTGGACCATGGACCGCCTGCAGTAGGGCGACGACGGCCTCAACATCCGTTTTCCGTAAGCCAGTTAAGCGTGTCCATGGCGGGGTACCATCCGTGCCGTGGGGGGACTGGTGGCAGAGAGCAGAGGGAAGGCCGTCCTGCGCGCCTGCGGCTGCGCGGTGGCGGGACTGTTCCTCATCGCGGGGTGCACGGCCGACGGCACGCAGAAGGGCGGCGCGGCGAGCGGCACCCCGGGCACGTCGGCCTCGCCGTCGGGCACGGGCGGATCCGGCACGGGCGGTTCGGGTACGGGCGGTTCGGGTACGGGCAGCCCCGGCACAGGCGGTCCCGGCGCGAGCGCCCCGGCCGCCCGGCCGAGCAGTCCTGCCCGGATCCCGATGCCCCCGGTCGACGAGTCCAAGCAGCCGAAGACGGCCGCCGAGGCCCGCGACCTGCTCGGCCGGATCATCGTCGCCGAGCAGGACCTCGGACCCGAGGTCGTGCGCAGCGCCCCGTTCGAGAGCGGTCCCGGCCGCTGGCCCGTGCTCGACGAAAGCTGCGTCTGGCAGACCGAGGGCCTGCCGGACGACGTGCTCGCCACGAGCACCCGCCACTTCCACATCCCGGCCAAGGGCGGCCGCGGCCGCGTGCGGATCAACGCCACGGTCACCGTCCACCACAACCGCGAGGAATCCGGCTGGGAGACCGCCCGCGCCATGGAAGAGGTCCTGCGGTGCCCGGAGCAGAAGCTGCGCGAGGGCGAGGACCTCAAGAGCCTGTGGGGCGGCGCCTTCTACCTCGGCGAGCAGATGAACGAATGGACCGAGGACGCCTTCACCGAAACCGGCGAGTACGTCAGCGAGCAGGACGGCGGACCCCACCCCTACACCTGGTCCCAGGCCCAGTTCGGACCCGTCACCGTGGCCATCGCCGCCAAGGGCGCGCAGGGCGTCACCAACGACGACCTGACCGCCTACGTGGCCAAGGGCACCGGCCAGATGATGGTCCTGGCCAAGCAGGAGCTCGGAAAGGCGGCGGGCTGATGGAGCCGCTCCATCCCTCTGACCCCTCCCGGATCGGCGGCCACCGGCTCCTCGGGCGCCTCGGCGCCGGCGGCATGGGCGTCGTCTACCTCGGCCGGACCGACGACGGAGCGCTCGCCGCGGTCAAGGTGATCCGCGCGGAGTACGCCGAAGAGGCCGACTTCCGGGCCCGCTTCCGGCGCGAGGCCGAGATCGCCGCCGAGGTGGACAGCCCCTGGGCCGTCCGCGTCACCGGCGCCGACCCGGACGCCACCGAACCGTGGCTCGCCACCGCCTTCGTCGCCGGACCCTCCCTCGCCGAGGCCGTCGCGGCCCACGGCCCGCTCCCGCTGCGCGCCGTACGGATCCTCGGCAAGGCCATGGCCCAGGCCCTCGCGGTGATGCACGAGCAGGGCCTCGTCCACCGCGACGTGAAGCCCGGGAACGTCCTCCTCGGCATGGACGGGCCCCGGCTG encodes:
- a CDS encoding MerR family transcriptional regulator codes for the protein MRQLGIGELARQVGMNPSALRYYESVGLLPPAGRAAGRRVYPAGTVRRLALIKMAQRAGFTLAEIRDLLDGDAERGATRQWRALAESKLPELDRFIEQTQILRNAVADCLACGCMNFEKCALLSAEGPGAAGPGDRGAPADEA
- a CDS encoding family 16 glycosylhydrolase, which encodes MTGTPADGAAPLSARAPVFTADFRSTTQWVAGRSWAYPNGGPTNTGDNKLDYLVADPSYSRTGTFRATRRPDGKWNAGLLTTEGSEEAFMVRTGDVLESRVRLPSELGAWPAIWTWRDGGNEIDVFEYHPDNPDLLELSNHVKGGSRYHRDSAITPGGWIDLKVEFGTRSVVWWVNGTRVFADRRGVGRNWRAYLIVNLSVCAGRYHPAPDPGVSQMSYAVEYLRVHRP
- a CDS encoding GNAT family N-acetyltransferase is translated as MWKCERVIGADLDVEEVLGVYRASTLAERRPVGDVERFTRMLAGANLVVVARAEDGRLIGIARSITDGAYSTYLGDLAVDVAFQGQGVGRELIRVTREAAPEAKLVLLAAPAAVDYYPHVGFTRHESAWTMDRLQ
- a CDS encoding ribonuclease H family protein — protein: MSDRIIAACDGAAKGNPGPAGWGWVIADAQGRPERWEAGPLGRATNNIGELTALQRLLEAVDPGTPVEVRMDSQYAMKAVTQWLPGWKRNGWKTASGQPVANRELVEAIDRLLADRDVTFQYVPAHREDGDHLNAIADQAASDAAVRQEAAGTALGSTEMPVPAPAAASPARRKAASPGKRSSARTAPGGGGSRAIKAKFPGSCACGKPYAAGDMITKNGSRWGHQACGSQDAL